One stretch of Vulpes lagopus strain Blue_001 chromosome 12, ASM1834538v1, whole genome shotgun sequence DNA includes these proteins:
- the PLCD3 gene encoding 1-phosphatidylinositol 4,5-bisphosphate phosphodiesterase delta-3 isoform X1, whose amino-acid sequence MSGGRPRRPGGTRGDPFPSHTSPRAHLPAWGQRPAPATASHLPPRRPRPRPLPPRPSFSRPRPSLRPSSRHLPSRLPPGAAKFLARNRAQSRGRAGAVTPLPRPRAQTPGRPRPRRAMLCGRWRSRRRRPEEPPGPAQVATPVALAPPDGGSRRPGLRALKKMGLTEDEDVRAMLRGSRLRKIRSRTWQKERLYRLQEDGLSVWFQRRIPRAPSQHIFFVQHIEAVREGHQSEGLRRFGGAFPPARCLTIAFRGRRKNLDLAAATAEEAQRWVRGLAKLRARLDAMSQRERLDHWIHAYLHRADSDQDSKMSFKEIKSLLRMVNVDMNDMYAYRLFKECDHSNNERLEGAEIEEFLRRLLKRPELEEIFHRYSGEDRVLSAPELLEFLEDQGEDGATLAHAQQLIHTYELNETAKQHELMTLDGFMMYLLSPEGAALDPAHTSVFQDMDQPLSHYFISSSHNTYLTDSQIGGPSSTEAYVRAFAQGCRCVELDCWEGPGGEPIIYHGHTLTSKILFRDVVQAVRDHAFTLSPYPVILSLENHCGLEQQAVMARHLRTILGDTLVTQALDAQNPEELPSPEQLKGRVLVKGKKLPAARSEDGRILSDQEEEEEEEEEEPEATEQRRRAKQISPELSALAVYCCATRLRTLRPTPVPPQPCQVSSLNERKAKKLIREAGNSFVRHNARQLTRVYPLGLRMNSANYSPQEMWNSGCQLVALNFQTPGYEMDLNAGRFLVNGQCGYILKPACLRQPDTTFDPECPGPPRTTLTIQVLTAQQLPKLNTEKPNSIVDPLVRVEIHGVPADCARKETNYVLNNGFNPRWGQTLQFQLRAPELVLVRFVVEDYDTTSPNDFVGQFTLPLNSLKQGYRHIHLLSKDGASLSPATLFVHIRIQRF is encoded by the exons ATGAGCGGGGGGCGGCCGCGGAGGCCTGGGGGGACGCGAGGCGACCCCTTCCCTTCCCACACCTCGCCCAGGGCCCACCTCCCGGCCTGGGGTCAGCGCCCGGCCCCAGCCACCGCCTCGCACCTCCCACCGCGCCGTCCTCGGCCCCGCCCTCTGCCTCCCCGTCCCTCCTTCTCCCGACCTCGTCCCTCCCTCCGTCCCAGCTCCCGACACCTCCCCTCCCGACTCCCTCCCGGCGCCGCTAAGTTTCTGGCTCGGAACCGCGCGCAGAgccggggccgggccggagcGGTGACCCCgctgccccggccccgcgcgcagACCCCgggccggccccggccccgccgagCCATGCTGTGCGGCCGCtggaggagccgccgccgccggcccgaGGAGCCCCCGGGGCCCGCCCAGGTCGCGACGCCCGTCGCGCTCGCGCCCCCGGACGGCGGCAGCAGGAGGCCCGGGCTGCGGGCGCTGAAGAAGATGG GCCTGACGGAGGACGAGGACGTGCGCGCCATGCTGCGGGGCTCCCGGCTCCGCAAGATCCGCTCGCGGACGTGGCAGAAGGAGCGGCTGTACCGGCTGCAGGAGGACGGCCTGAGCGTGTGGTTCCAGCGGCGCATCCCGCGCGCGCCGTCGCAGCACATCT tcttCGTGCAGCACATTGAGGCGGTCCGCGAGGGCCACCAGTCCGAGGGGCTGCGGCGCTTCGGGGGCGCCTTCCCGCCGGCGCGCTGCCTCACCATCGCCTTCCGGGGCCGCCGCAAGAACCTGGACCTGGCGGCCGCCACGGCCGAGGAGGCGCAGCGCTGGGTGCGCGGTCTGGCCAAGCTGCGCGCGCGCCTCGACGCCATGAGCCAGCGCGAGCGCCTCGACCA CTGGATCCACGCCTACCTGCACCGGGCCGACTCGGACCAGGACAGCAAGATGAGCTTCAAGGAGATCAAGAGCCTGCTCAGAATGGTCAACGTGGACATGAATGACATGTACGCCTACCGCCTCTTCAAG GAGTGTGACCACTCCAACAATGAGCGGCTGGAGGGTGCTGAGATTGAGGAGTTTCTGCGGCGGTTGTTGAAACGCCCCGAGCTGGAGGAGATCTTCCACCGGTACTCGGGCGAGGACCGCGTGCTGAGCGCCCCGGAGCTGCTGGAGTTCCTGGAGGACCAGGGCGAGGACGGCGCCACGCTGGCCCACGCCCAGCAGCTCATCCACACCTATGAACTCAACGAGACAG CCAAGCAGCATGAGCTGATGACACTGGATGGCTTCATGATGTACCTGTTGTCACCTGAAGGGGCTGCCCTGGACCCGGCCCACACATCCGTGTTCCAGGACATGGACCAGCCCCTCTCCCACTACTTCATCTCCTCCTCACACAACACCTATCTGACTGACTCTCAGATCGGGGGGCCCAGTAGCACCGAAGCCTATGTTAG GGCCTTTGCCCAGGGATGCCGCTGTGTGGAGCTGGActgctgggagggcccaggaggggAGCCCATCATCTATCACGGCCACACCCTCACCTCCAAGATCCTCTTCCGAGACGTGGTCCAGGCCGTGCGTGACCACGCCTTCACT TTGTCCCCATACCCTGTCATCCTGTCCCTCGAGAACCACTGTGGGCTGGAGCAACAGGCTGTCATGGCCCGCCACCTTCGAACCATCCTGGGAGATACGCTGGTGACACAAGCGCTGGATGCCCAGAACCCTGAGGAGTTGCCATCCCCAGAG CAGCTGAAGGGCCGGGTTCTGGTGAAGGGGAAGAAGCTGCCGGCTGCTCGGAGCGAGGATGGTCGAATTCTATCCgaccaggaggaggaagaggaagaggaggaagaggagccagaGGCCACAGAACAGAGGCGGCGG GCCAAGCAGATCTCCCCTGAGCTGTCGGCCCTGGCCGTGTACTGCTGTGCCACCCGCCTGCGGACCCTGCGCCCCACCCCGGTcccgccccagccctgccaggTCAGCTCCCTCAATGAGCGCAAGGCCAAGAAGCTCATCCGAGAGGCAG GGAACAGCTTTGTCAGGCACAATGCCCGCCAGCTGACCCGAGTCTACCCCCTGGGGCTTCGGATGAACTCGGCCAACTACAGCCCCCAGGAGATGTGGAACTCTGGCTGTCAGCTAG TGGCTTTGAACTTCCAGACACCTGGCTACGAGATGGACCTCAATGCCGGGCGCTTTCTTGTCAATGGGCAATGCGGCTACATCCTGAAACCCGCCTGCCTACGGCAGCCAGACACCACTTTTGACCCCGAGTGTCCCGGACCTCCCAGAACTACTCTCACCATCCAG GTGCTGACTGCACAGCAGCTGCCCAAGCTGAACACTGAGAAGCCAAACTCCATCGTGGATCCCCTGGTACGCGTTGAGATCCACGGGGTGCCTGCAGACTGTGCTCGAAAGGAGACCAACTATGTGCTCAACAATG GCTTCAACCCGCGCTGGGGGCAGACCCTGCAGTTCCAGCTGCGGGCTCCTGAGCTGGTGCTGGTCCGCTTCGTGGTGGAAGATTACGACACCACCTCCCCCAACGACTTCGTGGGCCAGTTTACGCTGCCCCTCAATAGCCTGAAGCAAG GGTACCGCCACATCCACCTGCTTTCCAAGGACGGCGCCTCACTGTCACCAGCCACGCTCTTCGTCCACATCCGCATCCAGCGCTTCTGA
- the PLCD3 gene encoding 1-phosphatidylinositol 4,5-bisphosphate phosphodiesterase delta-3 isoform X2: MSGGRPRRPGGTRGDPFPSHTSPRAHLPAWGQRPAPATASHLPPRRPRPRPLPPRPSFSRPRPSLRPSSRHLPSRLPPGAAKFLARNRAQSRGRAGAVTPLPRPRAQTPGRPRPRRAMLCGRWRSRRRRPEEPPGPAQVATPVALAPPDGGSRRPGLRALKKMGLTEDEDVRAMLRGSRLRKIRSRTWQKERLYRLQEDGLSVWFQRRIPRAPSQHIFFVQHIEAVREGHQSEGLRRFGGAFPPARCLTIAFRGRRKNLDLAAATAEEAQRWVRGLAKLRARLDAMSQRERLDHWIHAYLHRADSDQDSKMSFKEIKSLLRMVNVDMNDMYAYRLFKECDHSNNERLEGAEIEEFLRRLLKRPELEEIFHRYSGEDRVLSAPELLEFLEDQGEDGATLAHAQQLIHTYELNETAKQHELMTLDGFMMYLLSPEGAALDPAHTSVFQDMDQPLSHYFISSSHNTYLTDSQIGGPSSTEAYVRAFAQGCRCVELDCWEGPGGEPIIYHGHTLTSKILFRDVVQAVRDHAFTLSPYPVILSLENHCGLEQQAVMARHLRTILGDTLVTQALDAQNPEELPSPEQLKGRVLVKGKKLPAARSEDGRILSDQEEEEEEEEEEPEATEQRRRAKQISPELSALAVYCCATRLRTLRPTPVPPQPCQVSSLNERKAKKLIREAVALNFQTPGYEMDLNAGRFLVNGQCGYILKPACLRQPDTTFDPECPGPPRTTLTIQVLTAQQLPKLNTEKPNSIVDPLVRVEIHGVPADCARKETNYVLNNGFNPRWGQTLQFQLRAPELVLVRFVVEDYDTTSPNDFVGQFTLPLNSLKQGYRHIHLLSKDGASLSPATLFVHIRIQRF; encoded by the exons ATGAGCGGGGGGCGGCCGCGGAGGCCTGGGGGGACGCGAGGCGACCCCTTCCCTTCCCACACCTCGCCCAGGGCCCACCTCCCGGCCTGGGGTCAGCGCCCGGCCCCAGCCACCGCCTCGCACCTCCCACCGCGCCGTCCTCGGCCCCGCCCTCTGCCTCCCCGTCCCTCCTTCTCCCGACCTCGTCCCTCCCTCCGTCCCAGCTCCCGACACCTCCCCTCCCGACTCCCTCCCGGCGCCGCTAAGTTTCTGGCTCGGAACCGCGCGCAGAgccggggccgggccggagcGGTGACCCCgctgccccggccccgcgcgcagACCCCgggccggccccggccccgccgagCCATGCTGTGCGGCCGCtggaggagccgccgccgccggcccgaGGAGCCCCCGGGGCCCGCCCAGGTCGCGACGCCCGTCGCGCTCGCGCCCCCGGACGGCGGCAGCAGGAGGCCCGGGCTGCGGGCGCTGAAGAAGATGG GCCTGACGGAGGACGAGGACGTGCGCGCCATGCTGCGGGGCTCCCGGCTCCGCAAGATCCGCTCGCGGACGTGGCAGAAGGAGCGGCTGTACCGGCTGCAGGAGGACGGCCTGAGCGTGTGGTTCCAGCGGCGCATCCCGCGCGCGCCGTCGCAGCACATCT tcttCGTGCAGCACATTGAGGCGGTCCGCGAGGGCCACCAGTCCGAGGGGCTGCGGCGCTTCGGGGGCGCCTTCCCGCCGGCGCGCTGCCTCACCATCGCCTTCCGGGGCCGCCGCAAGAACCTGGACCTGGCGGCCGCCACGGCCGAGGAGGCGCAGCGCTGGGTGCGCGGTCTGGCCAAGCTGCGCGCGCGCCTCGACGCCATGAGCCAGCGCGAGCGCCTCGACCA CTGGATCCACGCCTACCTGCACCGGGCCGACTCGGACCAGGACAGCAAGATGAGCTTCAAGGAGATCAAGAGCCTGCTCAGAATGGTCAACGTGGACATGAATGACATGTACGCCTACCGCCTCTTCAAG GAGTGTGACCACTCCAACAATGAGCGGCTGGAGGGTGCTGAGATTGAGGAGTTTCTGCGGCGGTTGTTGAAACGCCCCGAGCTGGAGGAGATCTTCCACCGGTACTCGGGCGAGGACCGCGTGCTGAGCGCCCCGGAGCTGCTGGAGTTCCTGGAGGACCAGGGCGAGGACGGCGCCACGCTGGCCCACGCCCAGCAGCTCATCCACACCTATGAACTCAACGAGACAG CCAAGCAGCATGAGCTGATGACACTGGATGGCTTCATGATGTACCTGTTGTCACCTGAAGGGGCTGCCCTGGACCCGGCCCACACATCCGTGTTCCAGGACATGGACCAGCCCCTCTCCCACTACTTCATCTCCTCCTCACACAACACCTATCTGACTGACTCTCAGATCGGGGGGCCCAGTAGCACCGAAGCCTATGTTAG GGCCTTTGCCCAGGGATGCCGCTGTGTGGAGCTGGActgctgggagggcccaggaggggAGCCCATCATCTATCACGGCCACACCCTCACCTCCAAGATCCTCTTCCGAGACGTGGTCCAGGCCGTGCGTGACCACGCCTTCACT TTGTCCCCATACCCTGTCATCCTGTCCCTCGAGAACCACTGTGGGCTGGAGCAACAGGCTGTCATGGCCCGCCACCTTCGAACCATCCTGGGAGATACGCTGGTGACACAAGCGCTGGATGCCCAGAACCCTGAGGAGTTGCCATCCCCAGAG CAGCTGAAGGGCCGGGTTCTGGTGAAGGGGAAGAAGCTGCCGGCTGCTCGGAGCGAGGATGGTCGAATTCTATCCgaccaggaggaggaagaggaagaggaggaagaggagccagaGGCCACAGAACAGAGGCGGCGG GCCAAGCAGATCTCCCCTGAGCTGTCGGCCCTGGCCGTGTACTGCTGTGCCACCCGCCTGCGGACCCTGCGCCCCACCCCGGTcccgccccagccctgccaggTCAGCTCCCTCAATGAGCGCAAGGCCAAGAAGCTCATCCGAGAGGCAG TGGCTTTGAACTTCCAGACACCTGGCTACGAGATGGACCTCAATGCCGGGCGCTTTCTTGTCAATGGGCAATGCGGCTACATCCTGAAACCCGCCTGCCTACGGCAGCCAGACACCACTTTTGACCCCGAGTGTCCCGGACCTCCCAGAACTACTCTCACCATCCAG GTGCTGACTGCACAGCAGCTGCCCAAGCTGAACACTGAGAAGCCAAACTCCATCGTGGATCCCCTGGTACGCGTTGAGATCCACGGGGTGCCTGCAGACTGTGCTCGAAAGGAGACCAACTATGTGCTCAACAATG GCTTCAACCCGCGCTGGGGGCAGACCCTGCAGTTCCAGCTGCGGGCTCCTGAGCTGGTGCTGGTCCGCTTCGTGGTGGAAGATTACGACACCACCTCCCCCAACGACTTCGTGGGCCAGTTTACGCTGCCCCTCAATAGCCTGAAGCAAG GGTACCGCCACATCCACCTGCTTTCCAAGGACGGCGCCTCACTGTCACCAGCCACGCTCTTCGTCCACATCCGCATCCAGCGCTTCTGA
- the PLCD3 gene encoding 1-phosphatidylinositol 4,5-bisphosphate phosphodiesterase delta-3 isoform X3, which translates to MLRPAPNPPSEQSPEWAQSCSLSSRPALSTKCPGGKRALPMACPGCLLQGLTEDEDVRAMLRGSRLRKIRSRTWQKERLYRLQEDGLSVWFQRRIPRAPSQHIFFVQHIEAVREGHQSEGLRRFGGAFPPARCLTIAFRGRRKNLDLAAATAEEAQRWVRGLAKLRARLDAMSQRERLDHWIHAYLHRADSDQDSKMSFKEIKSLLRMVNVDMNDMYAYRLFKECDHSNNERLEGAEIEEFLRRLLKRPELEEIFHRYSGEDRVLSAPELLEFLEDQGEDGATLAHAQQLIHTYELNETAKQHELMTLDGFMMYLLSPEGAALDPAHTSVFQDMDQPLSHYFISSSHNTYLTDSQIGGPSSTEAYVRAFAQGCRCVELDCWEGPGGEPIIYHGHTLTSKILFRDVVQAVRDHAFTLSPYPVILSLENHCGLEQQAVMARHLRTILGDTLVTQALDAQNPEELPSPEQLKGRVLVKGKKLPAARSEDGRILSDQEEEEEEEEEEPEATEQRRRAKQISPELSALAVYCCATRLRTLRPTPVPPQPCQVSSLNERKAKKLIREAGNSFVRHNARQLTRVYPLGLRMNSANYSPQEMWNSGCQLVALNFQTPGYEMDLNAGRFLVNGQCGYILKPACLRQPDTTFDPECPGPPRTTLTIQVLTAQQLPKLNTEKPNSIVDPLVRVEIHGVPADCARKETNYVLNNGFNPRWGQTLQFQLRAPELVLVRFVVEDYDTTSPNDFVGQFTLPLNSLKQGYRHIHLLSKDGASLSPATLFVHIRIQRF; encoded by the exons ATGCTCCGCCCTGCCCCTAATCCTCCCAGTGAGCAGAGCCCTGAGTGGGCACAATCCTGTTCCCTTTCCTCCCGGCCTGCACTCAGCACCAAGTGCCCCGGGGGCAAGAGGGCTCTCCCTATGGCCTGCCCAGGATGTCTCCTGCAGG GCCTGACGGAGGACGAGGACGTGCGCGCCATGCTGCGGGGCTCCCGGCTCCGCAAGATCCGCTCGCGGACGTGGCAGAAGGAGCGGCTGTACCGGCTGCAGGAGGACGGCCTGAGCGTGTGGTTCCAGCGGCGCATCCCGCGCGCGCCGTCGCAGCACATCT tcttCGTGCAGCACATTGAGGCGGTCCGCGAGGGCCACCAGTCCGAGGGGCTGCGGCGCTTCGGGGGCGCCTTCCCGCCGGCGCGCTGCCTCACCATCGCCTTCCGGGGCCGCCGCAAGAACCTGGACCTGGCGGCCGCCACGGCCGAGGAGGCGCAGCGCTGGGTGCGCGGTCTGGCCAAGCTGCGCGCGCGCCTCGACGCCATGAGCCAGCGCGAGCGCCTCGACCA CTGGATCCACGCCTACCTGCACCGGGCCGACTCGGACCAGGACAGCAAGATGAGCTTCAAGGAGATCAAGAGCCTGCTCAGAATGGTCAACGTGGACATGAATGACATGTACGCCTACCGCCTCTTCAAG GAGTGTGACCACTCCAACAATGAGCGGCTGGAGGGTGCTGAGATTGAGGAGTTTCTGCGGCGGTTGTTGAAACGCCCCGAGCTGGAGGAGATCTTCCACCGGTACTCGGGCGAGGACCGCGTGCTGAGCGCCCCGGAGCTGCTGGAGTTCCTGGAGGACCAGGGCGAGGACGGCGCCACGCTGGCCCACGCCCAGCAGCTCATCCACACCTATGAACTCAACGAGACAG CCAAGCAGCATGAGCTGATGACACTGGATGGCTTCATGATGTACCTGTTGTCACCTGAAGGGGCTGCCCTGGACCCGGCCCACACATCCGTGTTCCAGGACATGGACCAGCCCCTCTCCCACTACTTCATCTCCTCCTCACACAACACCTATCTGACTGACTCTCAGATCGGGGGGCCCAGTAGCACCGAAGCCTATGTTAG GGCCTTTGCCCAGGGATGCCGCTGTGTGGAGCTGGActgctgggagggcccaggaggggAGCCCATCATCTATCACGGCCACACCCTCACCTCCAAGATCCTCTTCCGAGACGTGGTCCAGGCCGTGCGTGACCACGCCTTCACT TTGTCCCCATACCCTGTCATCCTGTCCCTCGAGAACCACTGTGGGCTGGAGCAACAGGCTGTCATGGCCCGCCACCTTCGAACCATCCTGGGAGATACGCTGGTGACACAAGCGCTGGATGCCCAGAACCCTGAGGAGTTGCCATCCCCAGAG CAGCTGAAGGGCCGGGTTCTGGTGAAGGGGAAGAAGCTGCCGGCTGCTCGGAGCGAGGATGGTCGAATTCTATCCgaccaggaggaggaagaggaagaggaggaagaggagccagaGGCCACAGAACAGAGGCGGCGG GCCAAGCAGATCTCCCCTGAGCTGTCGGCCCTGGCCGTGTACTGCTGTGCCACCCGCCTGCGGACCCTGCGCCCCACCCCGGTcccgccccagccctgccaggTCAGCTCCCTCAATGAGCGCAAGGCCAAGAAGCTCATCCGAGAGGCAG GGAACAGCTTTGTCAGGCACAATGCCCGCCAGCTGACCCGAGTCTACCCCCTGGGGCTTCGGATGAACTCGGCCAACTACAGCCCCCAGGAGATGTGGAACTCTGGCTGTCAGCTAG TGGCTTTGAACTTCCAGACACCTGGCTACGAGATGGACCTCAATGCCGGGCGCTTTCTTGTCAATGGGCAATGCGGCTACATCCTGAAACCCGCCTGCCTACGGCAGCCAGACACCACTTTTGACCCCGAGTGTCCCGGACCTCCCAGAACTACTCTCACCATCCAG GTGCTGACTGCACAGCAGCTGCCCAAGCTGAACACTGAGAAGCCAAACTCCATCGTGGATCCCCTGGTACGCGTTGAGATCCACGGGGTGCCTGCAGACTGTGCTCGAAAGGAGACCAACTATGTGCTCAACAATG GCTTCAACCCGCGCTGGGGGCAGACCCTGCAGTTCCAGCTGCGGGCTCCTGAGCTGGTGCTGGTCCGCTTCGTGGTGGAAGATTACGACACCACCTCCCCCAACGACTTCGTGGGCCAGTTTACGCTGCCCCTCAATAGCCTGAAGCAAG GGTACCGCCACATCCACCTGCTTTCCAAGGACGGCGCCTCACTGTCACCAGCCACGCTCTTCGTCCACATCCGCATCCAGCGCTTCTGA
- the PLCD3 gene encoding 1-phosphatidylinositol 4,5-bisphosphate phosphodiesterase delta-3 isoform X4 produces the protein MLRGSRLRKIRSRTWQKERLYRLQEDGLSVWFQRRIPRAPSQHIFFVQHIEAVREGHQSEGLRRFGGAFPPARCLTIAFRGRRKNLDLAAATAEEAQRWVRGLAKLRARLDAMSQRERLDHWIHAYLHRADSDQDSKMSFKEIKSLLRMVNVDMNDMYAYRLFKECDHSNNERLEGAEIEEFLRRLLKRPELEEIFHRYSGEDRVLSAPELLEFLEDQGEDGATLAHAQQLIHTYELNETAKQHELMTLDGFMMYLLSPEGAALDPAHTSVFQDMDQPLSHYFISSSHNTYLTDSQIGGPSSTEAYVRAFAQGCRCVELDCWEGPGGEPIIYHGHTLTSKILFRDVVQAVRDHAFTLSPYPVILSLENHCGLEQQAVMARHLRTILGDTLVTQALDAQNPEELPSPEQLKGRVLVKGKKLPAARSEDGRILSDQEEEEEEEEEEPEATEQRRRAKQISPELSALAVYCCATRLRTLRPTPVPPQPCQVSSLNERKAKKLIREAGNSFVRHNARQLTRVYPLGLRMNSANYSPQEMWNSGCQLVALNFQTPGYEMDLNAGRFLVNGQCGYILKPACLRQPDTTFDPECPGPPRTTLTIQVLTAQQLPKLNTEKPNSIVDPLVRVEIHGVPADCARKETNYVLNNGFNPRWGQTLQFQLRAPELVLVRFVVEDYDTTSPNDFVGQFTLPLNSLKQGYRHIHLLSKDGASLSPATLFVHIRIQRF, from the exons ATGCTGCGGGGCTCCCGGCTCCGCAAGATCCGCTCGCGGACGTGGCAGAAGGAGCGGCTGTACCGGCTGCAGGAGGACGGCCTGAGCGTGTGGTTCCAGCGGCGCATCCCGCGCGCGCCGTCGCAGCACATCT tcttCGTGCAGCACATTGAGGCGGTCCGCGAGGGCCACCAGTCCGAGGGGCTGCGGCGCTTCGGGGGCGCCTTCCCGCCGGCGCGCTGCCTCACCATCGCCTTCCGGGGCCGCCGCAAGAACCTGGACCTGGCGGCCGCCACGGCCGAGGAGGCGCAGCGCTGGGTGCGCGGTCTGGCCAAGCTGCGCGCGCGCCTCGACGCCATGAGCCAGCGCGAGCGCCTCGACCA CTGGATCCACGCCTACCTGCACCGGGCCGACTCGGACCAGGACAGCAAGATGAGCTTCAAGGAGATCAAGAGCCTGCTCAGAATGGTCAACGTGGACATGAATGACATGTACGCCTACCGCCTCTTCAAG GAGTGTGACCACTCCAACAATGAGCGGCTGGAGGGTGCTGAGATTGAGGAGTTTCTGCGGCGGTTGTTGAAACGCCCCGAGCTGGAGGAGATCTTCCACCGGTACTCGGGCGAGGACCGCGTGCTGAGCGCCCCGGAGCTGCTGGAGTTCCTGGAGGACCAGGGCGAGGACGGCGCCACGCTGGCCCACGCCCAGCAGCTCATCCACACCTATGAACTCAACGAGACAG CCAAGCAGCATGAGCTGATGACACTGGATGGCTTCATGATGTACCTGTTGTCACCTGAAGGGGCTGCCCTGGACCCGGCCCACACATCCGTGTTCCAGGACATGGACCAGCCCCTCTCCCACTACTTCATCTCCTCCTCACACAACACCTATCTGACTGACTCTCAGATCGGGGGGCCCAGTAGCACCGAAGCCTATGTTAG GGCCTTTGCCCAGGGATGCCGCTGTGTGGAGCTGGActgctgggagggcccaggaggggAGCCCATCATCTATCACGGCCACACCCTCACCTCCAAGATCCTCTTCCGAGACGTGGTCCAGGCCGTGCGTGACCACGCCTTCACT TTGTCCCCATACCCTGTCATCCTGTCCCTCGAGAACCACTGTGGGCTGGAGCAACAGGCTGTCATGGCCCGCCACCTTCGAACCATCCTGGGAGATACGCTGGTGACACAAGCGCTGGATGCCCAGAACCCTGAGGAGTTGCCATCCCCAGAG CAGCTGAAGGGCCGGGTTCTGGTGAAGGGGAAGAAGCTGCCGGCTGCTCGGAGCGAGGATGGTCGAATTCTATCCgaccaggaggaggaagaggaagaggaggaagaggagccagaGGCCACAGAACAGAGGCGGCGG GCCAAGCAGATCTCCCCTGAGCTGTCGGCCCTGGCCGTGTACTGCTGTGCCACCCGCCTGCGGACCCTGCGCCCCACCCCGGTcccgccccagccctgccaggTCAGCTCCCTCAATGAGCGCAAGGCCAAGAAGCTCATCCGAGAGGCAG GGAACAGCTTTGTCAGGCACAATGCCCGCCAGCTGACCCGAGTCTACCCCCTGGGGCTTCGGATGAACTCGGCCAACTACAGCCCCCAGGAGATGTGGAACTCTGGCTGTCAGCTAG TGGCTTTGAACTTCCAGACACCTGGCTACGAGATGGACCTCAATGCCGGGCGCTTTCTTGTCAATGGGCAATGCGGCTACATCCTGAAACCCGCCTGCCTACGGCAGCCAGACACCACTTTTGACCCCGAGTGTCCCGGACCTCCCAGAACTACTCTCACCATCCAG GTGCTGACTGCACAGCAGCTGCCCAAGCTGAACACTGAGAAGCCAAACTCCATCGTGGATCCCCTGGTACGCGTTGAGATCCACGGGGTGCCTGCAGACTGTGCTCGAAAGGAGACCAACTATGTGCTCAACAATG GCTTCAACCCGCGCTGGGGGCAGACCCTGCAGTTCCAGCTGCGGGCTCCTGAGCTGGTGCTGGTCCGCTTCGTGGTGGAAGATTACGACACCACCTCCCCCAACGACTTCGTGGGCCAGTTTACGCTGCCCCTCAATAGCCTGAAGCAAG GGTACCGCCACATCCACCTGCTTTCCAAGGACGGCGCCTCACTGTCACCAGCCACGCTCTTCGTCCACATCCGCATCCAGCGCTTCTGA